In Theobroma cacao cultivar B97-61/B2 chromosome 7, Criollo_cocoa_genome_V2, whole genome shotgun sequence, the genomic window TACTACTTCCGTTTGCAATTGGATTGGTGTCACTTGCAGGTCCGATCATCAAAGAATCGTCACTCTTAATCTTTCTGATATGGGTCTTATGGGCACCATCCCACCTCACTTGGGAAAtctctcttttcttattcAGCTTAACATCCGAAACAACAATTTTCAAGGCTCGTTACCCATGGAGTTGGCAAATTTGTCTTCCTTGCAATATATAAACTTCGGTAACAACAACTTCGTTGGGGAAATCCCATCATGGTTTGATTCCTTCACTCAACTTCAGAGATTGTCTCTGTACAGTAACAACTTCTCTGGTATTATCCCACCTTCTTTGGGTTCTTTGTCAAAGCTTAAGGAGTTGTTCCTATATGACAATGATTTGAAAGGGCAGATTCCTGTAACAATCGGAAATCTTTCTAAGTTGAAATTGTTGGACTTGGGACAGAATCAGCTTTCAGGTTGCATATATTTTTTCGATCttcaatatatctttattGTGAATATTGGTTTCAACACTAATAATCTCATTGGAGGTCAACTTCCATTGGCTTTATTTGATCACCTTCCTAAATTACAATTTCTAATGTCGGAATGGAACAATGTTTCAGGTAAAATTCCAACCAGTTTATTCAAGTGCCAAGAGTTagaagatttaattttatctaacaATGCCTTGGAGGGAAGTGTGCCTCAAGAAATCGGAAATTTGACTAAAGTAAACAACTTGTTCTTCAGTTCAAACAACTTAACAGGTATGCTTACCATGGACATTCttttagataaattaaaataattaagtggtaatttatttttatttgtgagTTTATATTTATGATTTCAGTTTAATTACACaagtaaataaaaatcttatgaatgatatataaaaattgaCAATACGACGAAACGGGCCCAAACACtagtaagatttaaaattcacaaaattatTCGATAAAGAAAGTCTTGAAACGAATATAAGTGTTCTAGACTTAGCAGGTTTCTAATGGTGTGGGATACTTTTGACTATGGAGAAatgaattccaatttcttagCTCCTGCCCTTCGTACTGTCTTTAACATTAGAAAAAATATGACTTCCACTAGCTTAGAGCTTGTTTTTCTTGGCAAGTTACACAAGTGTAAAAACTGGAACGAAGCAAGCATTCATGACAAGTTTATTagacttttgttttttggctAATAGAGAAGTATGTCCATACCCATATATGAAGTAAAGCTCTGTTTTTAAGAATAAGATCAGTAATACCCACACCACTGCAATTCCTTGGTTTACAAATTCTCTCCCAATTAATAAGATGTAATTTCCTTTTCTCGTTTGACTCACCCTATAAAACCACCTCTGAATTTTGTCTAACTCATTTCAAACCAAGATTGGCATTTGGAACAAAGACATTTAGTCAACATGGAGACCAGATGGAGCAACTCTGATTAAAGTAGTACGACCACCAATAGAGAGTAGCTTCGATTTCCAGCTTGCTAACTTGGCTTCAAAACACTCCAACAACAGACACCAAAAATTAACTGAATGAGCCCTAGAACCCAATAGGAGGCCCAAGCACGTAGTTGGCCAAAGCACGTAGTTGGCCCAAGAATTTAGAGTACTCTAATCCACGCCCATTCCATAAGGAATGCTTTTCTGAAAATTGATTTCCGGCCCTGCCACAGCTTCAAAACATCTTAACCACCTTTCGATATTAGTAAGATCCTTGAAATCAGGTTTACAGAAAACAAGTGTGTCATCAACATATTGTAGATGTGTAACTAAGAAACCATTTCTCCCAAAAACAGCACCTCTGAACAGTCTAAGGTCAGCCGCCTTACACATTAAAAACCCAAAAGCCTCAACCACtaaattaaagagaaaaagagaaagtggGCAGCCTGTCTCAATTCTCTGTACATCTTGAATTGGCGAGTAGGAATGCCATTAACAAGAATCGAGACAACAACAGAAGAAATGTAAAAACTGATATCCAATTCCTCCATCTATCACCAAATTATGTTTTCTTCATAACAAGATCCATAAACCTCCAATTACCACTGTTGAAAAGTCTTTTCAAAATCaactttaaatattaaatcacGATTACCATATTTTCACATATTACCCACAACTTCATTTGTGATCAAGGAGCAATCAGGAATCTATCTACCCTTTATGAATGTAAATTGGTTATGACCAACCACCTCCTTAACCACCGTCCTCATataattagccaa contains:
- the LOC108662761 gene encoding probable leucine-rich repeat receptor-like protein kinase At5g63930 — its product is MENTGFLLPLVVLLNFVAAFSAESPNITTDQLALLALKAHVTHDPQNILATNWSTTTSVCNWIGVTCRSDHQRIVTLNLSDMGLMGTIPPHLGNLSFLIQLNIRNNNFQGSLPMELANLSSLQYINFGNNNFVGEIPSWFDSFTQLQRLSLYSNNFSGIIPPSLGSLSKLKELFLYDNDLKGQIPVTIGNLSKLKLLDLGQNQLSGKIPTSLFKCQELEDLILSNNALEGSVPQEIGNLTKVNNLFFSSNNLTGEIPSTVGNLTSIKHLDFWHNHLTGYGCLSFVNIEVGTLLYSIGFASFGLYNISSFHYSEKKL